The Wolbachia endosymbiont of Ctenocephalides felis wCfeT genomic interval AATAGCAAAAATAAAACAGCTTATGGTAGAAGGAATTTAGCAAATGGCTGGGCATTCGCAGTTTTCAAATATAAAGCACCGAAAAGGTGCTCAGGATGCAAAACGCTCTCAAAAATTCACAAAACTTATTAGGGAAATAACAGTTGCTGCAAAGGAAGGCTTACCTGACCCTGAGCTCAATCCACGCCTTCGCTCTGCTATATTTGCTGCACGTAAAGAAAACCTACCAAAAGATAAAATAGATACGGCAATAAAAAATGCAGCAGGTAATATCGCTGGAGAAAATTATGATGAAATACAATATGAAGGTCATGGACCTTCAGGAACTGCATTGATTGTTCATGCTCTCACTAATAACCGCAATCGCACTGCCTCTGAAGTGCGCTTTATTTTCTCTCGAAGAGGTGGAAATTTAGGGGAAACAGGAAGTGTAAGCTATCTTTTTGATCATGTAGGTCTTATCGTTTATAAAGCAGAAGGTATAAATTTTGATGACCTTTTTGATTATGGAGCTGAATTAGAGGTGTTGAATGTGGAGGAAAATAGCTCAGAAGGGTTGTATATTATCACTTGCGAAGTAAAAGATTTCGGCAAAATACGTGATGCTTTTTATACAAAATTCGGAGAGCCAGAGCTTGCTTGTCTTTCATGGCAACCAAAGGATTTAATAGAAATCAGCGATAAAGAACTAATCGAAAAACTATCTTCGTTGGTTGAAGAGCTAGAGGATAATGATGATGTACAGTATGTGGAAGGCAACTTCACTTTCTCTGATGTTGCTTAAAGGCATGAGATTAATTGTATTTGCATTGCTTTTTATCCTGCCAATGTTTGATGTACATGCTTCAACTAGCAGTAAAGATACTTTGTTAATATCAAGTAAAATAAATTCCTCTTTTTTTGCAACAGGAGTTGCACATGGTTTGGCACCAAATACAGTAATGAAGCTGATTAGCATATACAAGGACTTTGGTGTAGATTTCAAAAAGGATATTGTGCCAAAGAGTAAATTAGAAGTTTTGTTTGAAAGATCTACCAAGGATCAGAAGATTGAAGAAAAAATTCTGTATACTTCGCTAATAATGAATAAAAAAGCCGTTAGTCTATACCATTACAAGCCGCAAGATGGTAAAGAAGGATATTTCAACAAAGAAGGAGTGAACGCTCAAAATGGTAGATTTTTCATAAATCCTTTAAGTGAAAATTATCGTATATCTTCAAAATTTGGTAATAGGAAGCATCCTATTCGCGGCAAAGTTGCCTTTCATAAAGGAGTGGATTATGCGGCTAAACTTGGCACTCCTATACATGCAACTGCAGATGGTGTAATAGAATATTTAGGAGATAATGGAGGGTACGGAAAATACATTAAAATAGCACACAAAAACGAATATTCAACTTGCTATGCTCATATAAGTAAATTTAATAGTAATCTTAAGTCAGGCTCTAAAGTAAAGCAGGGACAAGTAATTGCTTATGTTGGTAATACTGGTGTTGCAACAGGTCCTCATTTACATTATGAAGTTATATATAATGGTAAACATATTGATCCACTTACAGTAGCAGAAAGAAAGCTATCTGATCAGGAGTTAATAGAGTTTAAACTGTTTATGAATAACATAGACAAAATTATTAGTAGTAAAATTCGTTAAATAATAATAAAATTAGTTAAAAAAGTTGGGCATAGTATGAAAAAGGTTAAGAATACAATAGTAACAGATAGAACATCTAGTCAATTGAGTGCATTCCCTATTTTAGCGTTAGGGCTAATTCTGCTTGTTACCCTGTTGGTTTGTGTGGTGTACGATAATGTAATCGGTGCAGGTATTACTTTGATTACTGTGATTCCAATGACACTGCTTTCCACAGGGTTTTTTGTTAATAACCCTAACGAAGCAAGAATAATAGAATTTCTTGGCTATTATGTTGGTACTTGCTTTAAATCTGGAATATTTGTGACGATTCCTTTTTCAAATACGTATGTTATTTCTCTAAAATTCCAGAATATAAGTACAGAAAAAATAAAGGTTAATGATGCAAACGGTAGTCCTATAGAGATTTCAGTGGTAATTGTCTGGAGAGTAAGTAGCCCTGCAAAAGCTTATTATAATGTTAATAATTATAATGAGTTTGTTTTTGTGCAAAGTGATTCAGTAATAAGAGAATTAGCAAGCAATTATCCATATGACAGCGAAGGTGATGCAGAATCTCTTCGTAAAAATTCTGACAAGATTGCAAATGAGCTGCAGTCAATGTTACAGCAAAGATTGAATGTTGCAGGAATTGAAGTTACAGAAGCAAGAATATCGCATTTAGCATACTCATCTGAAATTGCACAAGCAATGCTAAGACGCCAGCAAGCATATGCAATCACTTCTGCAAGAAAGCTCATAGTACAAAATGCAATAGGGATTATTGAAGAAGTAATAGTTCATTTTGAAAAGAATAAGAGTTTGCAACTAGATGGAAAGCAAAAGGTTCAGTTGATAAATAATTTACTAGTTGCACTAATTTCTGAGCAAGATGCACAACCAACAATTAGTTTAGATAATAATTAATCTAGAAATTTTTATGGAACTGACTAGAGGTTTACAAGAATAAAATTATCATTATTCTATAATTAATTGTTGTTATATTTATGAATATTAAAAACCTCTTTACTAAAGTAACCGTAGTTATCTTAGCCTGCTTATTGATCTTCATGGGAGTTGGTAGTCTCATATCTGATAATAGTAGTAGAGAGGAAGAAATAGCTAAAGTTGGAAAGAAAGTTATCACACTGGATGAGTATAAATCATTATATAAAAATTACAGCAAACACATTTCTGGCTCTGATGTCAGTAAAGAACAAATAAGAAAGCTAAAATATGACTTACTTGATGCGCTTATAGAGCAGAAGCTATTACTTAACTTAACTGATGAGCTTGGATTAGCAGTTGGAGAAGAATCTATAAAGGATTACATAAAAAATGCTAAGTATTTTCAAAATGATCAGGGTGAGTT includes:
- a CDS encoding M23 family metallopeptidase is translated as MRLIVFALLFILPMFDVHASTSSKDTLLISSKINSSFFATGVAHGLAPNTVMKLISIYKDFGVDFKKDIVPKSKLEVLFERSTKDQKIEEKILYTSLIMNKKAVSLYHYKPQDGKEGYFNKEGVNAQNGRFFINPLSENYRISSKFGNRKHPIRGKVAFHKGVDYAAKLGTPIHATADGVIEYLGDNGGYGKYIKIAHKNEYSTCYAHISKFNSNLKSGSKVKQGQVIAYVGNTGVATGPHLHYEVIYNGKHIDPLTVAERKLSDQELIEFKLFMNNIDKIISSKIR
- a CDS encoding SPFH domain-containing protein, which codes for MKKVKNTIVTDRTSSQLSAFPILALGLILLVTLLVCVVYDNVIGAGITLITVIPMTLLSTGFFVNNPNEARIIEFLGYYVGTCFKSGIFVTIPFSNTYVISLKFQNISTEKIKVNDANGSPIEISVVIVWRVSSPAKAYYNVNNYNEFVFVQSDSVIRELASNYPYDSEGDAESLRKNSDKIANELQSMLQQRLNVAGIEVTEARISHLAYSSEIAQAMLRRQQAYAITSARKLIVQNAIGIIEEVIVHFEKNKSLQLDGKQKVQLINNLLVALISEQDAQPTISLDNN
- a CDS encoding YebC/PmpR family DNA-binding transcriptional regulator: MAGHSQFSNIKHRKGAQDAKRSQKFTKLIREITVAAKEGLPDPELNPRLRSAIFAARKENLPKDKIDTAIKNAAGNIAGENYDEIQYEGHGPSGTALIVHALTNNRNRTASEVRFIFSRRGGNLGETGSVSYLFDHVGLIVYKAEGINFDDLFDYGAELEVLNVEENSSEGLYIITCEVKDFGKIRDAFYTKFGEPELACLSWQPKDLIEISDKELIEKLSSLVEELEDNDDVQYVEGNFTFSDVA